A genomic window from Flavobacterium phycosphaerae includes:
- a CDS encoding SixA phosphatase family protein, translating into MKQLILVRHAKSSWEAPLRDFDRPLTGRGIQDAHLVSSHIGNEIPKSFLVWSSAAKRASETAMIFAQNLSFPVESIQFKDDLYTFDESKLEQIIKSCSDEYEHLIVFGHNEAITNFVNKFGNVFIDNVSTAGFVNIIFDNHSWNDIGKGITKKVIFPRDLK; encoded by the coding sequence ATGAAACAGTTAATCCTTGTTCGCCACGCTAAATCAAGTTGGGAAGCTCCTCTTCGCGACTTTGACAGGCCATTGACCGGTAGAGGTATTCAAGATGCACATTTGGTTTCATCTCATATAGGAAACGAAATTCCCAAATCGTTTTTGGTGTGGAGTAGTGCCGCTAAGCGAGCTTCGGAAACTGCCATGATTTTTGCCCAGAACCTTTCCTTTCCGGTGGAAAGTATACAGTTTAAAGATGACTTATACACTTTTGATGAAAGTAAGTTAGAGCAAATCATAAAGTCGTGTTCTGATGAATACGAACATTTGATTGTTTTTGGCCATAATGAGGCTATTACAAATTTTGTCAATAAATTTGGGAACGTTTTTATTGATAATGTTTCGACTGCCGGATTTGTGAATATTATCTTTGACAATCACAGTTGGAATGATATCGGAAAGGGCATTACTAAAAAAGTTATTTTCCCAAGAGATTTAAAATAA